A single genomic interval of Vallitalea longa harbors:
- a CDS encoding sugar phosphate isomerase/epimerase family protein has protein sequence MNLKIALQLYTVRNECNKDFIGTLEKVAELGYDGVELAGVYGLTAEELKVELDRLNLTVMGSHIGLEELEKNLDDIIEYNKTIGNSFIICPYAKCETKEQLEELANKLNIIGNKLSAEGLQLLYHNHSHEFEKIDGIYGLDLLFDLTKNMLMELDTHWVERADLDVIDYMDKNKDILKLVHIKDMIEIDGKKDFAAIGEGTMNIKGILQKTVEIGCSWVIVENDQPKPTGIENATISINNLKKMLD, from the coding sequence ATGAATCTAAAAATAGCTTTACAGCTGTACACAGTAAGGAATGAATGTAACAAAGATTTTATTGGTACATTAGAAAAAGTAGCTGAACTTGGTTATGATGGTGTAGAATTAGCTGGTGTTTATGGATTGACCGCTGAGGAATTAAAAGTAGAATTAGACAGACTTAATCTAACAGTCATGGGAAGTCATATAGGTTTAGAAGAATTAGAGAAAAACCTAGACGATATTATCGAATATAATAAAACAATCGGTAATTCTTTCATCATTTGTCCTTATGCAAAATGTGAAACAAAAGAGCAATTAGAGGAATTAGCTAATAAATTAAATATTATCGGCAACAAGTTAAGTGCTGAAGGATTACAACTATTATATCATAATCATTCACATGAATTTGAAAAGATAGATGGCATTTATGGTCTTGATTTATTGTTTGACCTAACTAAGAATATGCTAATGGAGTTAGACACACATTGGGTAGAACGAGCTGACCTGGATGTTATAGATTATATGGATAAAAATAAAGATATACTGAAATTAGTACACATAAAAGATATGATTGAAATAGATGGCAAAAAAGATTTTGCCGCAATAGGTGAAGGTACAATGAATATTAAAGGCATTCTCCAAAAAACTGTTGAAATAGGTTGTTCATGGGTAATTGTAGAAAACGATCAACCAAAACCTACAGGTATTGAAAATGCTACTATCAGTATTAATAACCTTAAAAAGATGTTAGATTAA
- a CDS encoding peptide chain release factor 3, with amino-acid sequence MVKDKLNFTNEVKRRRTFAIISHPDAGKTTLTEKFLLYGGAIRSAGSVKSRRSAKYAVSDWMEIEKQRGISVTSSVLQFEYDDFCINILDTPGHQDFSEDTYRTLMAADSAVMVIDCSKGVEEQTKKLFKVCKMRGIPIFTFINKMDRMGKDPFDLLDDIENVLDIKSCPVNWPIGSGKNFKGVYNRSENKIEVFNDGNHGQSIAKTITGDLTDDKFTELLGDDLHEQLKNDIELLDIAGDNFSIDEIQNGNLTPVFFGSALTNFGVEPFLKSFLDITTPPKARPSNLGDINPETSNFSGFIFKIQANMNPAHRDRIAFLRICSGKFEKGMIVNHVQKNKKVKLAQPQQFVAQDRVVVDNAYPGDIIGIHDPGIFNIGDTLCQDGSGLKYAGIPQFAPEHFARISTLNSLKRKQFLKGITQLAQEGAIQVYKRPNIGLEELIIGVVGVLQFDVLEYRLKNEYGVDVSKQLLPYKHIRWIANEDYDTSNLSLTMDSMLVENKDEQPVILFQNEWSIRHILERNKDIELREHS; translated from the coding sequence ATCTCACCCAGATGCTGGTAAAACCACACTTACGGAAAAATTTCTACTATACGGTGGAGCTATTCGTTCTGCTGGTTCAGTAAAATCAAGAAGATCTGCTAAATATGCTGTTTCAGACTGGATGGAAATAGAGAAGCAAAGAGGTATTTCTGTTACATCTAGTGTACTTCAATTTGAATATGATGATTTTTGTATTAATATATTAGATACTCCTGGACATCAAGATTTTAGTGAAGATACTTATAGAACACTTATGGCAGCCGATAGTGCAGTTATGGTAATAGACTGTTCTAAAGGTGTTGAGGAACAGACTAAAAAACTTTTTAAGGTTTGTAAAATGAGAGGCATCCCAATCTTTACTTTTATAAATAAAATGGATCGTATGGGAAAAGACCCTTTTGATTTATTAGATGATATCGAAAATGTACTTGATATAAAGTCATGTCCAGTTAATTGGCCTATAGGTTCTGGAAAAAATTTCAAAGGTGTATACAATCGTTCCGAGAATAAGATTGAGGTATTTAATGATGGTAACCATGGACAATCTATTGCCAAAACAATAACTGGAGATTTAACTGATGATAAATTTACTGAACTATTAGGTGATGATTTACATGAACAATTGAAAAATGATATTGAATTATTAGATATTGCTGGAGATAACTTTAGTATTGATGAAATACAGAATGGGAATTTGACACCTGTATTCTTCGGAAGTGCCCTTACTAACTTTGGAGTGGAACCATTCCTAAAATCATTTTTGGATATTACTACTCCACCGAAAGCACGTCCCAGCAACTTAGGTGATATTAATCCAGAAACATCTAATTTCTCAGGATTCATCTTCAAGATTCAAGCTAATATGAATCCTGCTCATAGAGATAGAATAGCTTTTCTTCGTATATGTTCAGGTAAGTTCGAAAAAGGTATGATAGTTAATCATGTTCAGAAAAACAAGAAAGTGAAACTAGCCCAGCCACAACAATTTGTCGCACAAGACAGAGTTGTAGTAGATAACGCTTATCCAGGAGATATAATAGGAATACATGACCCAGGTATTTTTAATATAGGAGATACATTATGTCAAGATGGATCTGGTTTGAAATATGCTGGTATACCACAATTTGCACCTGAACATTTTGCAAGAATCTCTACACTTAATTCTCTTAAAAGAAAACAGTTTTTAAAAGGAATCACACAATTAGCTCAAGAAGGTGCCATTCAAGTATATAAACGTCCTAATATCGGTTTGGAAGAATTGATTATCGGTGTTGTTGGAGTCCTTCAATTTGATGTATTAGAATATAGATTGAAAAATGAATACGGTGTAGATGTTTCTAAACAACTGCTACCTTACAAACACATTCGTTGGATTGCTAATGAAGACTATGATACATCTAATCTATCATTAACCATGGATTCAATGTTAGTAGAAAACAAAGACGAACAACCTGTAATACTGTTCCAAAACGAATGGTCAATCAGACATATATTAGAACGTAATAAAGATATAGAATTACGTGAACACTCTTAA